In Janibacter cremeus, a genomic segment contains:
- a CDS encoding LytR C-terminal domain-containing protein → MSYRVVGFDELEGAAARHFRRQRRRRLILFVTLPGLVLGTATVAAAYSTGLLGMKETVACAPVSAEAPERESFKIKLLNSADTAGLASEVGRELELRDFKVASIGNADSSVYVEGPATIYFGDEGLENALLVQKQIPGSQLWNDARSGDSVQLVLGYGFEKLVGEPDPPLPAPSEIALNVYNTTWHVGLAADVSKTLEQREFTVKKTGNDPQMSFLEKEVGVIRFGPEGERAAKRLAEQVEDVQMQKDDRSGTTLDLVLGNKWDGLKPQTKVPQVEPYERPPETIQLPCESE, encoded by the coding sequence GTGTCGTATCGCGTTGTGGGCTTCGACGAGCTCGAGGGTGCCGCAGCCAGGCACTTCCGTCGGCAGCGTCGCCGCCGACTCATCCTCTTCGTCACCCTGCCCGGCCTCGTGCTGGGCACAGCGACAGTCGCTGCGGCCTACAGCACCGGTCTGCTCGGCATGAAGGAGACCGTGGCGTGTGCTCCGGTCTCCGCTGAGGCACCTGAGCGCGAGTCCTTCAAGATCAAGCTCCTCAACAGCGCCGACACCGCCGGTCTGGCGAGCGAGGTCGGGCGCGAGTTGGAGTTGCGTGACTTCAAGGTCGCCTCGATCGGGAACGCGGACAGTTCCGTCTATGTCGAGGGGCCCGCCACGATCTACTTCGGTGACGAGGGCCTGGAGAACGCCCTGCTGGTGCAGAAGCAGATCCCCGGCTCCCAGTTGTGGAACGACGCCCGGTCCGGGGACAGCGTCCAGCTCGTGCTCGGATACGGCTTCGAAAAGCTCGTCGGCGAGCCCGACCCGCCGCTGCCGGCTCCCTCGGAGATCGCCCTCAACGTCTACAACACGACGTGGCACGTGGGGCTGGCCGCTGACGTGAGCAAGACTCTCGAGCAGCGCGAATTCACGGTCAAGAAGACGGGCAACGATCCGCAGATGTCCTTCCTCGAGAAGGAGGTCGGGGTCATCCGCTTCGGTCCCGAGGGAGAGCGAGCCGCCAAACGGCTGGCCGAGCAGGTCGAGGACGTCCAGATGCAGAAGGACGACCGCAGCGGCACCACGCTCGACCTGGTCCTCGGCAACAAGTGGGATGGGCTGAAGCCGCAGACCAAGGTCCCGCAGGTCGAGCCCTACGAGCGTCCGCCAGAGACGATCCAGTTGCCCTGCGAGAGCGAGTGA
- a CDS encoding pyrophosphate--fructose-6-phosphate 1-phosphotransferase: protein MSVRTVAMLTAGGIAPCLSSAVGGLIEGYTRRAPQARLIGYLDGYAGLLEGRSIEVTDEVRATADRLHSFGGSPLGNSRVKLTNAQDLARRGLVAEGADPLRIAAEQLVKDGVDVLHTIGGDDTNTTAADLARHLAEHGHDLRVIGLPKTIDNDIVPIRQSLGAWTAAEQGAVFARNIIGEHSSNPRMLIVHEVMGRHSGWLTAETARRYREQLLEREFVPGIGNDPRRWDVHAVYVPEVPVDLDAEGDRLREVMDAIGCVNVFIAEGAGVDDIVASLEASGQQVPRDAFGHVALDEVNPGAYFAENFAERLGAHKAKVWKSGYFARSSAPNARDRELIARCTDLAVETALDGGSGVIGQDVERGDELRAIELDRIAGGGAFDPTVDWFVDLRGAIGQI, encoded by the coding sequence GTGAGCGTTCGCACAGTTGCGATGCTGACGGCCGGGGGCATCGCCCCGTGCCTCTCGTCCGCGGTCGGCGGCCTCATCGAGGGCTACACCCGGCGCGCCCCGCAGGCGCGTCTCATCGGCTACCTCGACGGCTACGCCGGGCTGCTCGAGGGCCGCAGCATCGAGGTCACCGACGAGGTGCGGGCCACCGCCGACCGACTGCACTCTTTCGGTGGCTCCCCGCTCGGCAACTCCCGGGTCAAGCTGACCAATGCCCAGGACCTCGCCCGACGCGGTCTCGTGGCCGAGGGGGCGGACCCCCTTCGCATCGCAGCGGAGCAGCTGGTCAAGGATGGCGTCGACGTCCTGCACACGATCGGCGGCGATGACACCAACACCACGGCCGCCGACCTCGCGCGCCACCTCGCGGAGCACGGCCATGATCTGAGGGTGATCGGACTACCCAAGACGATCGACAACGACATCGTCCCGATCCGGCAGAGCCTGGGGGCGTGGACCGCAGCGGAGCAGGGAGCGGTCTTCGCCCGCAACATCATCGGGGAGCACTCATCGAACCCCCGGATGCTCATCGTCCACGAGGTCATGGGCCGCCACAGCGGCTGGCTCACGGCCGAGACCGCGCGTCGGTACCGCGAGCAGCTGCTCGAGCGCGAGTTCGTGCCCGGTATCGGCAACGACCCGCGCCGGTGGGACGTGCACGCGGTCTACGTCCCGGAGGTGCCTGTCGATCTCGACGCCGAGGGAGACCGGCTCAGGGAGGTCATGGATGCCATCGGGTGCGTCAATGTCTTCATCGCGGAAGGTGCCGGTGTCGACGACATCGTCGCCTCGCTCGAGGCCTCCGGGCAGCAGGTACCGCGCGACGCGTTCGGCCACGTCGCCCTCGACGAGGTCAACCCCGGCGCGTACTTCGCGGAGAACTTCGCCGAGCGGCTCGGTGCGCACAAGGCCAAGGTGTGGAAGTCGGGGTACTTCGCCCGCTCCTCCGCTCCGAACGCCCGGGACCGGGAGCTGATTGCCCGCTGCACCGACCTGGCGGTCGAGACCGCGCTCGACGGGGGCTCGGGTGTCATCGGCCAGGACGTGGAACGCGGCGACGAGCTGCGCGCGATCGAACTGGACCGCATCGCCGGTGGTGGCGCCTTCGACCCGACCGTCGACTGGTTCGTCGATCTGCGTGGAGCCATCGGCCAGATCTGA
- a CDS encoding enoyl-CoA hydratase-related protein, whose translation MTEVRYEVTEGIATITLAAPERRNALSVEMSRELMDAARTAESDAGVGAVVVTGGEHFCAGAVRSVLTETGKDPVEDTAYRDLETVYAAFTTIGSIDVPTIAAVRGAAVGAGLNLALSTDLRVVSRSARFLPGFAQIGIHPGGGHLHLLHRVAGREATAAMGLFGEEVDGTSAVDLGIAWSAHEDADVEDAARAVAARAAADPDLARRVLRSFRRETAPGGLAWDAAVEVEHSPQMWSLRRKHGA comes from the coding sequence ATGACCGAGGTCCGCTACGAGGTCACCGAAGGCATCGCGACGATCACCCTGGCCGCGCCGGAGCGGCGCAATGCTCTGTCGGTGGAGATGTCGCGCGAGCTCATGGACGCTGCTCGCACGGCCGAGTCGGACGCCGGCGTGGGCGCGGTCGTCGTCACCGGGGGCGAGCACTTCTGCGCCGGAGCCGTCCGCTCCGTCCTCACCGAGACCGGCAAGGACCCGGTCGAGGACACCGCATACCGCGACCTCGAGACCGTCTACGCGGCGTTCACGACGATCGGGTCCATCGACGTGCCGACGATCGCGGCGGTGCGGGGCGCGGCTGTGGGAGCGGGACTCAACCTGGCCCTGTCCACCGACCTTCGAGTCGTCTCACGCTCGGCCCGGTTCCTGCCCGGCTTCGCGCAGATCGGCATCCATCCCGGCGGCGGCCACTTGCACCTGCTGCACCGGGTCGCGGGCCGGGAAGCCACGGCTGCCATGGGCCTCTTCGGCGAGGAGGTCGACGGCACCAGTGCCGTCGACCTCGGGATCGCGTGGTCCGCCCACGAGGACGCCGATGTGGAGGACGCGGCCCGGGCGGTAGCTGCCCGTGCCGCGGCCGACCCGGACCTGGCCCGTCGGGTGCTGCGCAGCTTCCGTCGAGAGACCGCTCCCGGCGGCTTGGCGTGGGACGCCGCGGTCGAGGTCGAGCACTCTCCGCAGATGTGGTCCTTGCGCCGCAAGCACGGCGCCTGA
- a CDS encoding YchJ family protein, with protein MSDEPCPCGTGRVLSQCCGPLLTTERLATTAEELMRSRYTAHVFGNAEHLWRTWDGRTRPTVVNPGEAQWTGLEVTEVVGGGPEDMTGTVSFTARHVGGELNERSEFTRRAGRWFYTEGS; from the coding sequence ATGAGTGACGAGCCCTGCCCCTGCGGCACCGGCCGGGTACTGTCCCAGTGCTGCGGACCGCTGCTGACGACCGAGCGTCTGGCCACAACGGCCGAGGAGCTCATGCGCAGCCGGTACACGGCGCACGTCTTCGGCAATGCGGAGCACCTGTGGCGCACGTGGGACGGCCGCACCCGACCGACGGTGGTCAACCCCGGCGAGGCGCAATGGACTGGCTTGGAGGTCACGGAGGTCGTCGGCGGGGGGCCCGAGGACATGACCGGGACGGTGTCCTTCACCGCCCGACACGTCGGGGGCGAGCTGAACGAGCGCAGCGAATTCACCCGGCGCGCAGGACGCTGGTTCTACACGGAGGGAAGCTGA